The following coding sequences lie in one Cupriavidus sp. WKF15 genomic window:
- the ltrA gene encoding group II intron reverse transcriptase/maturase, which yields MSMQQALRQKPARAGRARETDGEAGRELARDEAGGPRREPEDTGSALLAAALTRENLKQAFRRVRRNKGAAGVDGLDIDQTARHLVSAWPEIRQQLLKGTYRPSPVRRVTIPKPDGGERELGIATVTDRLIQQALLQVLQPILDPTFSEHSYGFRPGRRAHDAVLAAQSYVQSGRRIVVDVDLEKFFDRVNHDILIDRLQKRIEDPGVIRLVRAYLNSGLMDGGVVLQRYEGTPQGGPLSPLLANVLLDEVDKELECRGHCFVRYADDANVYVRSRRAGERVMALLRRLYGKLRLKVNEAKSAVASAFGRKFLGYSFWVAAGVVKRKVAVKPLLTFKQRIRELTGRSGGRSLRAVVERLQPYVRGWKAYFRLAQTPHVWRKLDEWMRHRLRAIQLKHWRYGTTIYRELRALGAAHATAQRVAANSRCWWRNSDGELNRVLNIAFFDLLGMPRLA from the coding sequence GTGTCGATGCAACAGGCATTGCGTCAGAAGCCCGCGCGAGCGGGGCGAGCGAGGGAAACGGACGGTGAAGCCGGCCGGGAACTCGCTCGTGACGAAGCCGGCGGCCCGCGACGCGAACCGGAGGACACAGGGTCGGCGCTGCTGGCAGCGGCGCTGACGCGAGAGAACCTGAAGCAGGCGTTCAGGCGGGTCCGACGCAACAAGGGTGCCGCTGGCGTAGACGGTCTGGATATTGATCAGACCGCTCGCCATCTGGTGTCGGCGTGGCCGGAGATTCGCCAGCAACTGCTCAAGGGGACGTACCGGCCCAGTCCGGTACGGCGGGTAACGATTCCGAAGCCGGACGGAGGCGAGCGTGAGCTTGGTATCGCGACGGTGACGGATCGGTTGATCCAGCAGGCGCTGTTGCAGGTATTGCAGCCGATTCTGGACCCTACCTTCAGCGAGCATAGCTATGGCTTCCGTCCCGGCAGGCGTGCGCACGACGCGGTGCTAGCCGCACAGTCGTACGTGCAATCGGGTCGGCGAATAGTGGTGGACGTGGACTTGGAAAAATTTTTTGACCGAGTCAACCACGACATCCTGATTGATCGCCTACAGAAGCGCATCGAGGACCCCGGAGTCATCCGGCTGGTCCGGGCGTATCTGAACAGCGGGCTGATGGATGGCGGGGTGGTGCTGCAACGGTACGAGGGCACGCCGCAGGGCGGTCCCCTGTCGCCGTTGCTGGCCAACGTGCTGCTCGATGAGGTGGACAAGGAGTTGGAGTGCCGAGGCCATTGCTTCGTGCGCTACGCCGACGATGCGAACGTGTACGTTCGCAGTCGGAGGGCGGGCGAGCGGGTGATGGCGCTGTTGCGGCGGCTGTACGGCAAGTTGCGCCTGAAGGTCAACGAGGCAAAGAGCGCGGTGGCGAGCGCGTTTGGCCGCAAATTCCTCGGCTACAGCTTCTGGGTAGCCGCAGGAGTGGTCAAGCGCAAGGTGGCCGTTAAGCCGCTGCTGACGTTCAAACAACGCATCCGCGAACTGACCGGTCGCTCAGGCGGCCGGAGTCTACGTGCGGTCGTGGAGCGGCTGCAGCCATATGTACGGGGTTGGAAGGCCTACTTCCGGCTGGCGCAAACACCTCATGTCTGGCGAAAGCTGGACGAATGGATGCGTCATCGGTTGCGCGCGATCCAACTCAAGCATTGGCGCTACGGCACTACGATCTACCGGGAATTGCGGGCGCTGGGGGCTGCGCATGCGACAGCCCAGCGGGTGGCGGCCAACAGCCGCTGCTGGTGGCGCAACAGCGATGGCGAGCTAAACCGCGTGCTGAATATCGCCTTCTTCGACCTACTGGGGATGCCTCGCCTTGCTTAA
- a CDS encoding isoprenylcysteine carboxylmethyltransferase family protein, whose protein sequence is MRSSLGMAVFTLAGTLAYLALPVIGWGGFAPFFAHPARIVLAEATMALAVVAVFSQGNISSGEREDRGNRWVLAAFGVLGLLSGYVPAWNDRIGFWILDGDTLRWIGVALFAGGGVLRLVPVFILGKRFSGLVAIQPGHKLVTTGLYGVIRHPSYLGFVISSLGWVLAFRSGVGVILTLLMIPPLVARIRAEEAMLRSEFGAEYEAYCARTWRMVPGVY, encoded by the coding sequence ATGCGTTCTTCCCTTGGCATGGCTGTCTTCACCCTGGCAGGCACCCTTGCCTACCTGGCCCTTCCGGTGATCGGCTGGGGCGGCTTCGCCCCTTTCTTTGCCCATCCGGCGCGCATCGTACTGGCCGAAGCGACCATGGCACTGGCCGTGGTGGCCGTCTTCTCCCAGGGCAACATCAGCAGCGGCGAACGTGAAGACCGCGGCAATCGCTGGGTGCTCGCCGCGTTTGGCGTGCTCGGCCTGCTTTCCGGCTATGTGCCTGCCTGGAATGACCGGATTGGCTTCTGGATCCTCGACGGCGACACCCTGCGCTGGATCGGCGTGGCGCTGTTCGCAGGGGGCGGCGTACTGAGGCTGGTGCCCGTGTTCATCCTCGGCAAGCGATTCAGCGGGCTGGTTGCGATCCAGCCCGGGCACAAGCTGGTGACAACTGGCCTGTACGGCGTAATCCGGCACCCGAGCTACCTCGGCTTCGTCATCAGCTCGCTGGGATGGGTACTGGCGTTTCGCTCAGGCGTAGGCGTGATCCTGACATTGCTGATGATCCCGCCTCTGGTGGCGCGCATCCGTGCAGAGGAAGCGATGTTGCGGTCGGAGTTTGGGGCGGAGTACGAGGCGTATTGCGCGAGGACGTGGAGGATGGTGCCGGGGGTCTACTAG
- a CDS encoding nucleotide pyrophosphohydrolase, with protein sequence MHLIDIRNLQQAAIAFGEARGWGKYHSPKNLAMALSVEVAELVEIFQWQTEEESRGIMSTDERAHVEQELADITIYLTQLVTALGVDLDAAVRAKMEMNAKKYPAPR encoded by the coding sequence ATGCACCTCATCGATATCAGGAACCTCCAGCAAGCCGCCATCGCGTTCGGTGAGGCGCGCGGCTGGGGCAAGTATCACAGCCCCAAGAACCTGGCCATGGCACTTAGCGTCGAGGTAGCCGAACTGGTGGAGATCTTCCAGTGGCAGACCGAAGAGGAGTCGCGCGGGATCATGTCGACGGACGAGCGCGCGCACGTGGAGCAGGAACTGGCGGATATCACCATCTACCTGACGCAGCTCGTGACGGCGCTGGGCGTGGACCTGGACGCCGCAGTGCGGGCGAAGATGGAGATGAATGCGAAGAAGTATCCGGCACCGCGGTAA